A region from the Cystobacter ferrugineus genome encodes:
- a CDS encoding YqgE/AlgH family protein codes for MQTLVPGLLVAMPQLTDSNFRRSVVLMLEHGEAGSMGLVINRGASLTLGDLAKNQSLAIAPERSRQPVFVGGPVENHRGFVLHNNEQVTEKHEVVPGLYLSLTLDTLGPLLKDPSSHLRFCLGYANWGPRQLENELASGAWLFAEASARPVLEGDPGLLWDSTLKSMGVDPAMLLKGKGLN; via the coding sequence GTGCAGACACTCGTTCCTGGCCTCCTCGTGGCGATGCCACAACTGACGGACTCGAACTTCCGGCGCTCGGTGGTCCTCATGCTCGAGCATGGGGAGGCAGGCTCGATGGGCCTGGTCATCAACCGGGGGGCCTCCCTGACGTTGGGAGACCTGGCCAAGAACCAGTCCCTGGCGATCGCCCCCGAGCGCTCCCGGCAGCCCGTCTTCGTGGGTGGCCCGGTGGAGAACCATCGGGGCTTCGTGCTGCACAACAACGAGCAGGTGACGGAGAAGCACGAGGTGGTGCCCGGGCTCTACCTGAGCCTCACCCTGGACACGCTCGGCCCCCTGCTCAAGGACCCGTCGTCCCACCTGCGCTTCTGCCTGGGGTATGCCAACTGGGGTCCCCGCCAGTTGGAGAACGAGCTGGCCTCGGGCGCCTGGCTCTTCGCCGAGGCGTCCGCTCGTCCGGTGCTCGAAGGCGACCCGGGTCTGCTATGGGACAGCACCCTGAAGAGCATGGGGGTGGATCCCGCCATGCTGCTCAAGGGGAAGGGACTGAACTGA
- a CDS encoding BolA family protein encodes MLDPNFIRERILGALPGSEVDVNDTTGTGDHFEARVVSPAFAGKSMVEQHQLVYAPLQQWLKSGELHALALKTYSPEQWKKLGSR; translated from the coding sequence ATGCTTGATCCGAATTTCATCCGCGAGCGGATTCTCGGCGCGCTGCCCGGCTCGGAGGTGGACGTGAACGACACCACCGGTACGGGAGATCACTTCGAGGCGCGCGTGGTGAGTCCCGCTTTCGCGGGCAAGTCCATGGTGGAGCAGCACCAACTGGTGTACGCGCCGCTGCAGCAGTGGTTGAAGTCCGGTGAGCTGCACGCGCTGGCGCTCAAGACCTATTCGCCCGAGCAGTGGAAGAAGCTCGGATCCCGCTAG
- the grxD gene encoding Grx4 family monothiol glutaredoxin encodes MSPELKARFDAEVKNHKIVLFMKGNALFPQCGFSARALQILQQHGEVHTVDVLADPAVRQGIKDYSNWPTIPQVYIHGKFVGGSDILMDLEERGELADLVAGKSPA; translated from the coding sequence ATGTCTCCGGAGCTCAAGGCTCGTTTCGACGCTGAAGTGAAGAACCACAAGATCGTGCTGTTCATGAAGGGCAACGCGCTCTTCCCCCAGTGCGGCTTCTCCGCGCGCGCGCTGCAGATCCTGCAGCAGCACGGCGAGGTGCACACGGTGGACGTGCTGGCCGACCCCGCGGTGCGCCAGGGCATCAAGGACTACTCCAACTGGCCCACCATTCCGCAGGTGTACATCCACGGGAAGTTCGTGGGTGGCTCGGACATCCTCATGGATCTGGAGGAGCGTGGCGAGCTGGCGGACCTGGTGGCGGGCAAGAGCCCGGCCTGA
- a CDS encoding DUF2914 domain-containing protein has product MAAPRLSEEKPEALEPEIAESSSEGSLALVSPPEAREEARASPSWKERLQAFRARHAKAELALLFFASFAYDILTLPRIDNRFTLTKQGLFLAVLGWLLWLELRWHEGAAPPRGLSRVWRFREDALHFLLGGLLSPYTLFYFKSASGLTSFLFLASVFGVLVANELPRFRARGPVVRVGLYAFCLTSYFAYLLPVVRGYYSGMLFLWAASLSAAVMGVLAVLAHGRKSEGRHPWWHILVPGWGVQAVLLGLYALKAIPPVPLSLLSSGIYHDVQVVKGPRGRDYRLLHEGDGWKPWARGDQDFRARPGDRVYFFASVFAPTSFKPQYPGDKGTRLRLRWEYDDPKKGWTEFHTYDGLYLGQGGRDRGFRTFAYLTAPRPGDWRVSLETEDGREVGRLSFTVTPDTSTQEREFKVTAG; this is encoded by the coding sequence GTGGCCGCCCCCCGACTGAGTGAAGAGAAGCCCGAGGCGCTCGAGCCGGAGATCGCGGAGTCCTCGTCCGAGGGCTCCCTGGCGCTCGTCTCGCCGCCGGAAGCACGGGAGGAAGCACGCGCTTCTCCCTCGTGGAAGGAGCGGCTCCAGGCCTTCCGGGCGCGCCACGCGAAGGCGGAGCTGGCGCTGCTGTTCTTCGCGAGCTTCGCGTACGACATCCTCACGCTGCCGCGCATCGACAACCGCTTCACGCTCACCAAGCAGGGGCTGTTCCTCGCCGTGCTGGGGTGGCTGTTGTGGTTGGAGCTGCGCTGGCACGAGGGCGCCGCACCCCCGAGAGGCCTGTCCCGGGTGTGGCGCTTTCGCGAGGATGCGTTGCACTTCCTGCTCGGCGGCCTGCTGAGCCCCTACACGCTCTTCTATTTCAAGAGCGCCTCCGGGCTGACGTCGTTCCTGTTCCTCGCGAGCGTCTTCGGGGTGCTGGTGGCCAACGAGCTGCCGCGCTTCCGGGCGCGGGGGCCGGTGGTGCGCGTGGGGCTCTACGCCTTCTGCCTCACCTCGTACTTCGCGTACCTGCTGCCCGTGGTGCGCGGCTACTACAGCGGGATGTTGTTCCTGTGGGCCGCGAGCCTGTCCGCCGCGGTGATGGGCGTGCTGGCGGTGCTGGCCCATGGCCGGAAGAGCGAGGGCCGGCATCCGTGGTGGCACATCCTCGTGCCGGGGTGGGGCGTGCAGGCGGTGCTGCTCGGCCTGTACGCCCTGAAGGCGATTCCCCCGGTGCCCCTGTCCCTGCTCTCGAGCGGCATCTACCACGACGTGCAGGTGGTGAAGGGGCCTCGGGGCCGCGACTACCGGCTGCTGCACGAGGGCGATGGGTGGAAGCCCTGGGCCCGAGGGGATCAGGACTTCCGGGCGCGCCCGGGCGATCGGGTCTACTTCTTCGCCAGCGTCTTCGCGCCCACGAGCTTCAAGCCCCAGTACCCGGGAGACAAGGGCACGCGGCTGCGCTTGCGCTGGGAGTACGACGATCCGAAGAAGGGCTGGACGGAGTTCCACACCTACGACGGGCTGTACCTGGGACAGGGCGGGAGGGATCGGGGCTTCCGCACGTTCGCGTACCTGACGGCGCCCCGGCCCGGGGACTGGCGCGTCTCGCTGGAGACCGAGGATGGGCGGGAGGTGGGCCGACTGTCCTTCACCGTCACGCCCGATACCTCCACCCAGGAGCGCGAGTTCAAGGTGACGGCGGGCTGA
- a CDS encoding 16S rRNA (uracil(1498)-N(3))-methyltransferase, translating into MNLLLLHDSDFLPDGTVQMTGRRAQHAREILRAEPGETLRVGKLGGLVGTGEVLENSPGLLRLRVSLTEPPPPRAGVDLVLAIPRPKALKRVLPAVAQLGVDRVVLVNAARVEKSYFDSKVLEGDFVAELLLQGLEQARDTRLPEVLVRERFRPFVEDELDSLFGTEALRLLPHPPAAEPLSRVGVQAAPRVVLAVGPDGGWVPFEADLLARHGFHPFSLGPRILRVETAVPVLLGQLALLRAESPRPA; encoded by the coding sequence GTGAACCTGCTCCTCCTCCACGACTCGGATTTCCTCCCCGACGGCACCGTCCAGATGACGGGCCGCCGCGCCCAGCACGCCCGCGAGATCCTCCGCGCCGAGCCCGGCGAGACGCTCCGGGTGGGCAAGCTCGGAGGGCTCGTGGGCACCGGCGAGGTGCTGGAGAACTCCCCCGGCCTGCTCCGCCTGCGCGTCTCCCTCACCGAGCCGCCCCCTCCCCGAGCGGGCGTGGATCTGGTGCTCGCCATTCCCCGCCCCAAGGCCCTCAAGCGCGTGCTGCCCGCCGTGGCCCAGCTCGGCGTGGACCGCGTCGTGCTCGTCAACGCCGCCCGCGTGGAGAAGAGCTACTTCGACTCCAAGGTGCTCGAAGGGGACTTCGTCGCGGAGCTGCTCCTCCAGGGACTCGAGCAGGCGCGCGACACCCGGCTGCCCGAGGTGCTCGTGCGCGAGCGCTTCCGCCCCTTCGTCGAGGACGAGCTCGACTCCCTCTTCGGCACCGAGGCGCTCCGCCTCCTGCCCCACCCGCCCGCTGCCGAGCCCCTCTCCCGGGTGGGCGTCCAGGCCGCGCCGCGCGTGGTGCTCGCCGTGGGGCCCGACGGCGGCTGGGTGCCCTTCGAGGCCGACCTCCTGGCGCGGCACGGCTTCCACCCCTTCTCGCTCGGGCCGCGCATCCTCCGGGTGGAGACCGCCGTCCCCGTGCTCCTGGGGCAGCTCGCCCTGCTGCGGGCGGAATCTCCCCGCCCGGCCTGA
- a CDS encoding tRNA-uridine aminocarboxypropyltransferase gives MRSLCLRCLRPQATCYCARVPRVDSRTHVVFLQHPRERRVAIGTARMAHLALSNSELHVGLDFTNHARLAELAARPERVAVLFPGEEAMSIEEARANPPETLIVVDGTWPLARKLVKSNPLLAGLPRIGFVPRRPSNYRIRAEPADHCVSTIEAVVEVLGLLEGGQERFDTLLGAFDFMVDTQLERQSTRDGPARKRLYKSPWRPPLELRSIAEDFEHLVLLYAEANAHPQEENLPSELAHLVAMRPSTGERLEAVLAPRQPLARSTSLHVELPEAELLAGESVDSGLARFQAFLRPGDKLAVWTTFALDLLRRDGFPVPEAVNVRLASARALKQKTGGVEQAAELLGAPRLEPWARGRAGRRIAALEAVVRALAERGRATEPPARRSMAPGHVPPERGGGN, from the coding sequence GTGCGTTCTCTCTGTCTGCGGTGCCTCCGCCCCCAGGCCACGTGCTACTGCGCGCGCGTGCCCCGGGTGGACTCGCGCACCCACGTCGTCTTCCTCCAGCACCCGCGCGAGCGGCGGGTGGCCATTGGCACCGCCCGCATGGCGCACCTGGCCCTCTCCAACTCCGAGCTGCACGTGGGTCTGGACTTCACCAACCACGCCCGGCTCGCCGAGCTCGCCGCCCGTCCCGAGCGTGTCGCCGTCCTCTTCCCCGGCGAGGAGGCCATGTCCATCGAGGAGGCGAGGGCGAATCCCCCCGAGACGCTCATCGTGGTGGATGGCACCTGGCCGCTCGCGCGCAAGCTGGTGAAGAGCAATCCGCTGCTCGCGGGCCTGCCGCGCATCGGCTTCGTCCCGCGCCGCCCGAGCAACTACCGCATCCGCGCCGAGCCGGCCGACCACTGCGTCTCCACCATCGAGGCCGTGGTGGAGGTGCTGGGCCTGCTCGAGGGCGGCCAGGAGCGCTTCGATACGCTGCTCGGCGCCTTCGACTTCATGGTGGACACGCAGCTCGAGCGCCAGTCGACGCGCGACGGCCCGGCGCGCAAGCGCCTCTACAAGTCCCCCTGGCGGCCGCCCCTGGAGCTGCGCTCGATCGCCGAGGACTTCGAGCACCTGGTGCTCCTCTACGCCGAGGCCAACGCGCATCCCCAGGAGGAGAACCTCCCCTCGGAGCTGGCGCACCTGGTGGCGATGCGTCCCTCCACCGGTGAGCGCCTGGAGGCGGTGCTCGCGCCGCGCCAGCCGCTCGCGCGCAGCACGTCCCTGCACGTGGAGCTGCCCGAGGCGGAGCTGCTCGCGGGCGAGTCCGTGGACTCAGGCCTCGCGCGCTTCCAGGCCTTCCTGCGCCCGGGGGACAAGCTCGCGGTGTGGACGACGTTCGCGTTGGACCTGCTGCGGCGCGACGGCTTCCCCGTGCCCGAGGCGGTGAACGTGCGGCTCGCGAGCGCGCGGGCGCTCAAGCAGAAGACGGGGGGAGTGGAACAGGCGGCGGAGCTGCTCGGGGCGCCTCGGCTCGAGCCCTGGGCTCGGGGGCGTGCCGGCCGGCGCATCGCGGCCCTGGAGGCGGTGGTCCGGGCCCTGGCGGAGCGGGGCCGGGCCACCGAGCCCCCCGCCCGGCGGTCCATGGCACCGGGCCATGTCCCTCCGGAACGGGGTGGGGGGAACTAG
- a CDS encoding cytochrome-c peroxidase: protein MTFKTLVRPLLVVTATAGASAFAQPSVEALTSAAQNVIINRAQLTAFKALPSRFEDAKNPITPEKVELGRMLYFDTRLSKNQQLSCNSCHDLNRFGVDGKSFSSGHKGQLGGRNSPTVYNSGAHLTQFWDGRAATLEDQAKGPILNPVEMAMPSAEHVVETLKSIPGYVTAFQKTFPGQADPVTYDNLAKAIGAFERQLVTPSRFDKYLAGDEQALTHAEKAGLKTFIDQGCQQCHYGPALGGSLVKLGVIIPYPTKDQGRYDVTKRETDRMVFRVPTLRNVSRTAPYFHDGSINDLQTAVTLMAKHQLGKQISEAEALNIVSFLDALTGELPTSYIAKPSLPASGPKTPRPDPT from the coding sequence ATGACCTTCAAGACCCTCGTTCGTCCTCTCCTCGTCGTCACCGCCACCGCCGGGGCCTCCGCCTTCGCGCAGCCCTCCGTGGAGGCCCTGACCTCCGCCGCCCAGAACGTCATCATCAACCGCGCGCAGCTCACCGCGTTCAAGGCGCTGCCCAGCCGGTTCGAGGACGCGAAGAACCCCATCACCCCGGAGAAGGTGGAGCTGGGCCGCATGCTGTACTTCGACACCCGCCTGTCGAAGAACCAGCAGCTCTCGTGCAATAGCTGCCACGACCTGAACCGCTTCGGCGTGGACGGCAAGTCCTTCTCCTCCGGCCACAAGGGCCAGCTCGGCGGCCGCAACTCGCCCACGGTGTACAACTCCGGTGCCCACCTCACCCAGTTCTGGGACGGCCGCGCCGCCACGCTCGAGGATCAGGCCAAGGGCCCCATCCTCAACCCCGTGGAAATGGCGATGCCCAGCGCCGAGCACGTCGTCGAGACGCTCAAGTCCATTCCCGGCTACGTCACCGCCTTCCAGAAGACCTTCCCCGGACAGGCGGATCCGGTGACGTACGACAACCTGGCCAAGGCCATTGGCGCCTTCGAGCGGCAGCTCGTCACGCCCTCGCGCTTCGACAAGTACCTCGCCGGGGATGAGCAGGCGCTCACCCACGCGGAGAAGGCCGGCCTCAAGACGTTCATCGATCAGGGCTGTCAGCAGTGCCACTACGGCCCCGCCCTGGGCGGCTCGCTGGTGAAGCTCGGCGTCATCATCCCCTACCCCACCAAGGATCAGGGCCGCTACGACGTGACGAAGCGCGAGACGGACCGGATGGTCTTCCGCGTGCCCACCCTGCGCAACGTCTCGCGCACGGCGCCCTACTTCCACGACGGCTCCATCAACGATCTGCAGACGGCCGTGACGCTCATGGCCAAGCACCAGCTCGGCAAGCAGATCTCCGAGGCCGAGGCCCTGAACATCGTCTCCTTCCTCGACGCGCTCACCGGCGAGCTGCCCACCAGCTACATCGCCAAGCCGTCGCTGCCCGCCAGCGGCCCCAAGACGCCGCGGCCGGACCCCACGTGA
- a CDS encoding TRL-like family protein: MHPMNKLSAVALLTLTLSGCAGVAFMGRPVIGTTSLYASTSAREFINEQARLGNKSAEGCVMSILGIVTTGDATASDAARKANITRITHVDHKFENILGIYAKYCVTVFGD, encoded by the coding sequence ATGCACCCGATGAACAAGCTGTCCGCCGTCGCCCTGCTGACCCTGACGCTGTCGGGCTGCGCGGGCGTGGCGTTCATGGGCCGCCCCGTCATCGGGACCACGTCGCTCTACGCGTCCACGTCGGCGCGCGAGTTCATCAACGAGCAGGCGCGGCTGGGCAACAAGAGCGCCGAGGGCTGCGTGATGTCCATCCTGGGCATCGTCACCACCGGAGACGCCACCGCCTCGGACGCGGCTCGCAAGGCCAACATCACCCGCATCACCCACGTGGACCACAAGTTCGAGAACATCCTCGGCATCTACGCGAAGTACTGCGTGACGGTGTTCGGCGACTAG
- a CDS encoding acyltransferase family protein encodes MTRPGTSLFDLRTPSPRHPGLDAARGLAVVAMVLGHTLDALLSPEVRGHPWVQQYWTLRGITAPLFLLVAGFAVVAALGTSRERAGQTLGRRLRRALLLLFLGYFVHWPGWATVHWLGWGEELRERLFSFDALQCIGVSLGVGAVVLALARGTWTRAIALAVLAVGIPLASTWAWGTAAPGPLELRQAVGMPGSRFPLFPWAGYFFAGALIAHLSRALRPGWPQGLALGALGAGLLGVTSRLTEDWSPTSAWLVAFRVGEGLLVLGAISLLPQLLTRPLAPLGRASLWLYVLHLPVVYGWAGTAGLAGRVGPTLGLPAALLVGVTLLAVCYGIAWLGKRLGRSGRKTPDSSAWRARPLPVEGGARS; translated from the coding sequence GTGACCCGACCTGGCACCTCGCTCTTCGATCTGCGTACGCCCTCGCCCCGTCATCCCGGGCTCGACGCGGCCCGCGGCCTGGCCGTGGTGGCCATGGTGCTCGGGCACACGCTGGACGCCCTGCTCTCCCCCGAGGTGCGTGGCCACCCGTGGGTGCAACAGTACTGGACGCTGCGTGGCATCACCGCGCCCCTGTTCCTGCTGGTGGCGGGCTTCGCGGTGGTGGCGGCGCTCGGCACCTCGCGGGAGCGCGCGGGCCAGACGCTGGGCCGCCGGCTGCGGCGGGCGCTGCTGCTGCTCTTCCTCGGCTACTTCGTGCACTGGCCGGGCTGGGCCACCGTGCACTGGCTGGGCTGGGGCGAGGAGTTGCGCGAGCGCCTCTTCTCCTTCGATGCCCTGCAGTGCATTGGCGTGAGCCTGGGAGTGGGCGCCGTGGTGCTCGCCCTCGCGCGGGGCACCTGGACCCGGGCCATCGCCCTGGCCGTCCTGGCGGTGGGCATTCCCCTGGCGAGCACCTGGGCCTGGGGCACCGCCGCGCCGGGACCCCTCGAGCTGCGGCAGGCGGTGGGCATGCCGGGCTCGCGCTTCCCGCTCTTTCCCTGGGCGGGCTATTTCTTCGCCGGAGCGCTCATCGCCCACCTGTCGCGAGCGCTGCGGCCGGGTTGGCCCCAGGGCCTGGCGCTGGGCGCGCTGGGCGCGGGACTGCTGGGGGTGACCTCGCGCCTGACCGAGGACTGGAGCCCCACAAGCGCGTGGCTCGTGGCCTTCCGCGTGGGTGAGGGCCTGCTGGTGCTCGGCGCCATCAGCCTGCTGCCCCAGTTGCTCACCCGGCCCCTGGCGCCGCTGGGCCGCGCGTCCCTGTGGCTCTACGTGCTGCACCTGCCCGTGGTGTACGGCTGGGCCGGGACGGCGGGACTCGCCGGCCGCGTGGGCCCCACGCTGGGATTGCCGGCCGCGCTGCTCGTGGGCGTGACCCTGCTCGCGGTGTGTTACGGAATTGCGTGGTTGGGCAAACGCCTGGGCCGCTCCGGCCGCAAAACCCCGGATTCCTCGGCGTGGCGTGCGCGCCCCCTGCCCGTCGAGGGCGGTGCGCGCTCCTGA
- a CDS encoding YfiM family protein: MRLLANRPAVLSVLLSVPLSAWSEPLKPDPWLSSDKVAHFGVSAGLAGAGYAGGAFLFESPEARWLTGAGLALGVGVAKEFFDAGRGSIFSWKDLTWDVLGTATGLTLAWAVERLLVQRSGAGAGAAVGPVREPALREGGAGLPARMRFTLAVSPGGRGHPQGGPGNGRTVPVVLFLMGGW; the protein is encoded by the coding sequence ATGCGCCTGCTCGCGAATCGACCCGCCGTGCTGTCCGTGCTGCTGTCCGTGCCGCTTTCCGCCTGGAGCGAGCCGCTCAAGCCGGATCCCTGGTTGTCCTCGGACAAGGTGGCGCACTTCGGGGTGAGCGCGGGGCTGGCGGGGGCGGGCTACGCGGGGGGGGCGTTCCTCTTCGAGTCGCCCGAGGCTCGCTGGCTCACGGGCGCGGGGCTGGCGCTCGGCGTGGGGGTGGCCAAGGAGTTCTTCGACGCGGGGCGGGGAAGCATCTTCTCCTGGAAGGACCTCACCTGGGACGTGCTGGGGACGGCCACCGGGTTGACGCTCGCGTGGGCCGTGGAGCGGCTCCTCGTCCAGCGGAGCGGAGCGGGGGCGGGCGCGGCCGTGGGGCCTGTCCGGGAGCCTGCTCTCCGGGAGGGCGGGGCAGGGCTCCCGGCAAGGATGCGCTTCACCCTGGCCGTATCGCCCGGTGGGCGGGGCCATCCCCAAGGAGGGCCGGGTAATGGTAGGACAGTTCCCGTGGTGCTGTTCCTGATGGGAGGTTGGTAG
- a CDS encoding cytochrome-c peroxidase, whose amino-acid sequence MKRNRLWLGVGLMSLGALSTSCSKEAPAPQAAPAPTAAAPAESAPAAAAPEPPPQMAYAKLVSFFRPSASQAAVAKKDTPERIALGRMLFFENRLSKNHDISCNSCHDLASFGVDGKATSDGHKGQKGSRNSPTVFHAAGHVAQFWDGRAATLEDQASGPMMNPAEMAMPSEKHVLATLNSIPQYVKAFKVAFPGDKKPVSVTNAARSIAAFERELLTTSRFDKYLAGDEQALSEQERRGLNIFASSGCTTCHNGPSVGGTSFQKLGLIEDYPTEDKGRYDVTQNEEDLHKFRVPTLRNVEKTGPWFHDGSVKELATAVRLMGKHQLGTTLSDSEVDDIVAFLKSLTGELPGPELLSPPELPPSTASTPKPDPT is encoded by the coding sequence ATGAAGCGCAATCGGCTCTGGCTGGGCGTGGGACTGATGTCCCTGGGTGCCCTCTCCACTTCTTGCAGCAAGGAGGCCCCCGCGCCCCAGGCCGCGCCGGCCCCCACCGCCGCGGCCCCGGCCGAGTCGGCTCCCGCCGCCGCGGCCCCGGAGCCTCCGCCGCAGATGGCCTACGCGAAGCTCGTTTCCTTCTTCCGCCCCTCCGCGTCCCAGGCCGCCGTGGCGAAGAAGGACACCCCGGAGCGCATCGCCCTGGGGCGCATGCTCTTCTTCGAGAACCGCCTGTCGAAGAACCACGACATCTCCTGCAACTCCTGCCATGACCTGGCCTCCTTCGGCGTGGACGGCAAGGCCACGTCCGATGGTCACAAGGGCCAGAAGGGCAGCCGCAACTCGCCCACCGTCTTCCACGCCGCCGGCCACGTGGCCCAGTTCTGGGACGGCCGTGCCGCCACCCTGGAGGATCAGGCCTCGGGGCCGATGATGAACCCGGCGGAGATGGCCATGCCCAGCGAGAAGCACGTGCTGGCCACGCTCAACTCCATCCCCCAGTACGTGAAGGCCTTCAAGGTGGCCTTCCCGGGGGACAAGAAGCCGGTGAGCGTCACCAACGCCGCGCGCTCCATCGCCGCCTTCGAGCGCGAGCTGCTCACCACCTCGCGCTTCGACAAGTACCTCGCCGGCGACGAGCAGGCCCTGAGCGAGCAGGAGCGGCGGGGGCTCAACATCTTCGCCAGCTCCGGCTGCACCACCTGCCACAACGGCCCCTCCGTGGGCGGCACCTCCTTCCAGAAGCTCGGCCTCATCGAGGACTACCCCACCGAGGACAAGGGCCGCTACGACGTGACGCAGAACGAGGAGGACCTGCACAAGTTCCGCGTGCCCACCCTGCGCAACGTGGAGAAGACCGGCCCCTGGTTCCATGACGGCTCGGTCAAGGAGCTGGCCACCGCGGTGCGCCTCATGGGCAAGCACCAGCTCGGGACGACCCTGAGCGACTCCGAGGTGGACGACATCGTCGCCTTCCTCAAGAGCCTCACCGGGGAGCTGCCCGGGCCCGAGCTGCTCTCTCCCCCCGAGCTGCCGCCCAGCACCGCCAGCACGCCCAAGCCGGATCCCACCTAA
- a CDS encoding TIGR02265 family protein, whose translation MGSESDSLILGSEEELQARLSLTGPGDVARGIFLNSLLDLLRQFGDEELLHQCLALGGEQRFLEFFNYPLSTWLKMAYPAARRMSEKYGDFSAAMWEMGYQASKAFYASSAGKVLVLLARNDPLRLLNNMPSTTHAVLGDNTGIDQMKRTGQSHGVLSYKRDLVPRPFNEGALVASLESVGARDAKVHARVLGPYDTDYELSWT comes from the coding sequence ATGGGTAGCGAATCCGATTCGTTGATCCTCGGCTCGGAAGAGGAGCTGCAGGCGCGCTTGTCCCTCACGGGTCCGGGGGACGTGGCGCGTGGCATCTTCTTGAACAGCCTGTTGGATCTGCTGCGCCAGTTCGGAGACGAGGAACTGCTGCACCAGTGCCTCGCGCTGGGCGGCGAGCAGCGCTTCCTGGAGTTCTTCAATTATCCCCTGAGCACCTGGCTGAAGATGGCCTACCCCGCGGCGCGCCGCATGAGCGAGAAGTACGGGGACTTCTCGGCGGCCATGTGGGAGATGGGCTACCAGGCCTCCAAGGCCTTCTACGCCTCGAGCGCTGGAAAGGTGCTGGTGCTGCTGGCGCGCAATGATCCCCTGCGGCTGCTCAACAACATGCCCTCCACCACGCACGCGGTGCTGGGTGACAACACGGGCATCGATCAGATGAAGCGCACGGGCCAGTCGCACGGCGTCCTCTCCTACAAGAGGGATCTGGTGCCTCGCCCGTTCAACGAGGGAGCGCTGGTCGCGTCGCTCGAGTCCGTGGGCGCCAGGGACGCGAAGGTGCATGCCCGCGTGTTGGGCCCCTACGACACCGACTACGAGCTGTCCTGGACGTGA
- the rdgC gene encoding recombination-associated protein RdgC, giving the protein MPVLSGAVTFSRFRSTPAGDPPSDTKRWLSKGLKSGHFEPIDLKKTEDERAAGFVELENSDGTDFSTGSVLYGEYALFGYRVDTVKVPPAVLKAELSKWEKAFEKENGRPPTRGEKSENRASIKHMLRQRAVPFTKVHDVSWNLKTNQVQLWASSRKTVEEILFAIEEAFDVKLQPLVPVSLAAEAGISDEHLVPTPELIGMEISQSEIESSEVSHGDA; this is encoded by the coding sequence ATGCCTGTCCTGAGTGGAGCAGTCACCTTCTCGCGCTTCCGGTCCACACCGGCCGGAGATCCCCCATCCGACACGAAACGCTGGCTGTCCAAGGGCCTGAAGTCCGGGCACTTCGAGCCCATCGACTTGAAGAAGACCGAGGACGAGCGGGCCGCGGGCTTCGTGGAGCTGGAGAACTCCGATGGCACGGACTTCTCCACGGGCAGCGTGCTCTATGGCGAGTACGCGCTGTTCGGCTACCGCGTGGACACCGTGAAGGTGCCCCCGGCGGTGCTCAAGGCGGAGCTGAGCAAGTGGGAGAAGGCCTTCGAGAAGGAGAACGGCCGGCCCCCCACCCGCGGCGAGAAGAGCGAGAACCGCGCCTCCATCAAGCACATGCTGCGCCAGCGCGCCGTGCCCTTCACCAAGGTGCACGACGTGAGCTGGAACCTGAAGACGAACCAGGTGCAGCTCTGGGCCTCCTCGCGCAAGACGGTGGAGGAGATCCTCTTCGCCATCGAGGAGGCCTTCGACGTGAAGCTCCAGCCGCTCGTGCCCGTGTCGCTCGCGGCCGAGGCCGGCATCTCCGACGAGCATCTGGTCCCCACCCCGGAGCTCATCGGCATGGAGATTTCCCAGAGTGAGATCGAGAGCAGCGAGGTGAGCCATGGCGACGCGTGA
- a CDS encoding MAPEG family protein yields the protein MNDLPYEVSPTLLIALPGLRLYALCAVILVIKMFAVAMYTSTVRMRLKAVLNPEDAAQFGTTALDAEPPEVARVLRAHRNDLENIPAFLILGLVAVLLGAPSLPLKIALIAFTAGRVVHSLAYLKSMQPWRSIGFSIGMLSCVTLMVLILIRVFS from the coding sequence ATGAACGACTTGCCTTACGAAGTCTCGCCCACCTTGTTGATCGCCCTGCCGGGCTTGCGGCTCTACGCGTTGTGTGCCGTCATCCTCGTCATCAAGATGTTCGCCGTGGCGATGTACACCAGCACCGTGCGCATGCGGCTCAAGGCAGTGCTGAACCCCGAGGACGCGGCCCAGTTCGGCACCACAGCCCTCGACGCCGAGCCCCCCGAGGTGGCGCGCGTGCTCCGGGCCCACCGCAACGACCTGGAGAACATCCCGGCCTTCCTCATCCTCGGCCTGGTGGCCGTGTTGTTGGGCGCTCCGTCTCTCCCCCTGAAGATCGCCCTCATCGCCTTCACCGCGGGGCGCGTGGTCCACTCCCTCGCCTACCTCAAGTCCATGCAGCCCTGGCGCTCGATCGGCTTCAGCATCGGCATGCTGTCCTGCGTGACGTTGATGGTGCTCATCCTCATCCGCGTCTTCTCCTGA